One part of the Vitis riparia cultivar Riparia Gloire de Montpellier isolate 1030 chromosome 8, EGFV_Vit.rip_1.0, whole genome shotgun sequence genome encodes these proteins:
- the LOC117921267 gene encoding RING-H2 finger protein ATL52-like, which produces MENIGIPPPPHASIFTPLLISMVGILGTSLVIVVYHLVIVKYCLRRQADPRPLLSAPRARLSTGVDAKILETIPILSYSKKKGLLFHADQSECAVCLAELEDDDIVRLLPSCHHAFHITCIDEWFVGHTNCPLCRSPVTAVLSLSDAIEEGNGFNRPTAQFQHQRSNGSDLGLQLRHCESCVLHMDGKPRPVMAGLKRSLSMGQSYVIIDIQRESERASSSSSKAILGRSRSYKARSMRQLDRASSTLRRSYSRLRMGLSGRANQILPY; this is translated from the coding sequence ATGGAGAACATAGGGATACCTCCCCCACCCCATGCATCTATCTTCACTCCCTTACTCATTTCCATGGTTGGTATATTGGGTACATCTCTAGTAATAGTAGTATACCATCTCGTAATCGTGAAATATTGCCTGAGGCGCCAAGCAGATCCTAGGCCATTGTTATCCGCCCCACGTGCCCGATTGTCTACCGGAGTGGATGCAAAGATCCTAGAAACAATCCCGATTCTTTCTTACTCAAAGAAAAAAGGCTTGCTGTTCCATGCGGATCAAAGTGAATGCGCTGTATGCTTAGCAGAGTTGGAGGATGATGACATAGTCCGCTTGTTGCCTAGTTGCCACCACGCTTttcatatcacttgcattgatGAGTGGTTCGTTGGACATACCAACTGCCCACTGTGCCGCTCACCAGTGACCGCAGTTCTATCCTTGTCTGATGCTATTGAAGAAGGAAATGGGTTTAATCGGCCTACAGCTCAATTTCAACATCAAAGAAGTAATGGTTCTGATCTGGGTCTGCAGCTTCGCCATTGTGAATCATGTGTATTGCATATGGATGGGAAGCCGAGGCCTGTGATGGCGGGGTTGAAGAGATCTTTGTCCATGGGTCAATCCTATGTTATTATTGACATACAAAGAGAAAGTGAAAGAGCTTCATCTTCTTCGTCAAAAGCGATACTTGGGCGGAGTAGATCGTATAAGGCGAGGTCTATGAGACAATTGGATCGAGCGTCCTCAACGCTGAGAAGGTCCTACTCCCGACTGCGCATGGGTTTGAGTGGCAGGGCTAATCAAATTCTTCCATACTGA